In the genome of Candidatus Diapherotrites archaeon, the window CCCTCCCTCCTCGAACCCGAGCGCCAATTCCTACTGCTTCAGGGATGGCGTTATTTCCAAGGATTCGATGACCACGGCAACCCCCTTCCTCACCTATTTGGGGACACCCGCCTGGACGAGATGACGGACAGCCTGCACCCCACCCTGAATGCGCTTCGCACGCACAACCCGCATGTGTGGAAAGACATTATGGAACGCCTCGCCCTCTCGCATGAATTGTTCATCCCCTATACGGCCGTGCCCCCCTCTCCCGAAGAGCGGTTGAACACTCTCCTCGAAAATCATTTCTTCACCCACACGCATGCCCAACCTATCACTCCCGGACAACGACTCACCACTTCCACTTGGAGCATGGGCGAAAGGGAATTGGCCAAGAGACGCGTATTTCAAACGCCCCTCGAAGGGGAAGGACAATGCGCCTGCTGCCGCCCCCAAATGGCCATCGAATCGCACGTGCATCCCGGGACGCTCGTGGAGGCTATCGCCACCCAGGATGGGGTGTACATCCACACCCACCAGGAAGCAATGAGCACTGCCTATGATACTACTCATGATCATTCCACTCGACGCATTTCTCATGCCCGGGAATGGGGATTACGCATCCTCCCCATTGGTCCCTTGCACCGGGAGGAAAAAATCCTTATTCCCCTCACCGATGCTCTCGCGGCCCACCACCAAGGATTAATCACCATTCATTTGCCCGAGAATGCCGCGTGGCATTGCCACCGCACTCCTTTTCTTCTCGCCCGGTTGAAGAACGCATTGGATGAGCGCCTCAGTTCCCACCAGACGCAGGAAACCATGCTCCTCCAGCCCTACCTCCAACAATACCAATTGGCCTTCACCCAGTATTCCCAAACCAACCCCACTGTCCAATTCCACCATGCCGCTTCCACTATCATCCAAAATCTTTATGGGGGCCTCGCCTGGCACCTGGTACAAGGACCCACCCCCTGGAGGGATGCCACCATGGCTCGCCTCCTCTCCCAATCCCTTCCCTGATCGCACGAAAGGGGTTATTTAAATACGTTTCTCCGGGGTCTTCTCGTATATGGAAGGCAAAACCATCCCCACACTCACCCGGTTTGAAAAAACGCGCCTCATCGGGGCGCGCGCCCTCCAACTCGCTTTCGGTGCCCCCACCCTGCTCGACACCAAAAAGATCACCTCCCCCTATGACCTGGCCAAAATGGAGTTTGACGAGAAAACCATTCCCCTATCCGTGGTACGTATGCTCCCCAATGGCCAGCAGATTAGGATTGAGGTGATCTGATATGGGAAAAGCCGTTCCAAAAGGGATCAAGAGCCGCGCCCATTTAGTCATGAAAGAATTTCCAGAGAACGTAGGGGTTGTATTCGAACACAACAAGACATTCCTCAATGAACTGAAACTCCCCATCTCCAAATGGACGCGCAATGTGATGACAGGTTTCGTCACCCGCACCAAGAAAAAAGAGGCCAAGGCCGCCCAACAAAAAGAAGATGCCCGCATCAAACGCGAAGCCAAAGCCCAACCCAAGACCGAAGAGCCAACACCCCCCGCTCAGTGAACGGGGGTCCCGCCCCCTAATGGTTTGAGCAGGGGGATGGTAATCCCATCCTCATCCTTCTCCCTCTGCAACACATACAAAGATCCGGTCGCCGCCTTCTCTATTTCCGGAGCATGGGTGATGACAAATACCTGATCCACCAGTAATGGGAGTCGCTCCCGCAGCATCATGGCCAGCATGTTCACGGATTTAGAATCCAGATTGTGCGTGGGCTCGTCTAAAATAACCCAACTCAATTGCCGCGTGAGCACGAAAGCCAAGGCCATGCGTAATGCCAGCGCGGCCGCGCTCCGCTCGCCCCCCGACAAAGCGGATTCTGCCGCCACCCAATTCCCCGACCGCTCCTGGAGCATGAGCACATAATCACTGTCCTCGATCTTCAATCGCGCGGTACGGAAATCCTGATAGGGGTACACTGAGGGCCACATCTCATCCAAAGCCGCATTAATGGCCTCCACCACGGACGTACGCAACTGTTCCTGCGTCACCTGCAACGCATGAGAGAAAATCCCCAACTGTTCCGTGATTTCCCCCGCGCGGGCGATACGAACCCTCAC includes:
- a CDS encoding DNA-directed RNA polymerase subunit K, with product MEGKTIPTLTRFEKTRLIGARALQLAFGAPTLLDTKKITSPYDLAKMEFDEKTIPLSVVRMLPNGQQIRIEVI